Within the Deltaproteobacteria bacterium genome, the region TAACTAGGCGGCTCGCTGCCAGCAATGTGTAGCGCCTCCTGAAGCTCAGTTTTGGGATCGCTAGGCGTAACTACCGACAACGCCTCACCAAAAATGCCCCGAAGAACGCCTAATGCTGTTTGGAAAGAGCTATCCTTATAAATGGCACCTATGATGGCCTCCATTACATCCGCCAATATAGAGGGCCGTTCCGCACCACCACTAGAAAGCTCGCCTTTCCCGAGCTTAACAAAAGCTCCTATGCCTAGTTCCTTTGCTATTTCAGCAAGCGCATACGTGTTTACCAAGGCAGCGCGCATCTTAGACAACTCGCCTTCTCTTGCCTCGGGATGATGACTGCACAACATATCCGCAACGGCTAAATCCAGCACCGCATCGCCCAAAAACTCCAAGCGCTCATAATTCAGGCTCTCGCGAAAGCCCAATACTGACCTATGAGTAAGCGCCTGCTCAAGCAACGCGCCATCCTTAAACTCATAACCGAGTTTACCGCTCAAAACCTCGTAATCATTGCGCGGTAAAAGCGCCCGCACCGGCGTGATAGAGCCTTCGGGAACTTTCCTCGAGAGCTCTTCTCTAGTCCCTAGTGTTTCAGATTGCTCTTCCGCAGAGCTTACTGCTTCCTTTACGAACCTACCCGCTCCATCCTTCTGGTAAACGCTCTTGGTTTTTCGCTTCTTAGACGGACTAAAGTCATTCCATTCCTTCCACTTGCGCTCTTTTCCTAAAGTTTCGGCACCTCTACCCTCCTTAGCATCGACCTTTTGACCAGAAAAAGTATCGGCGAGCTTGCCTGGCTTTACAGTTCGCATATCAACACATCCTCATTTTCATCGCAATCGATAGCCCGCAACTTAGCTACGGCTCCTACTGATAGTTCTATATTTCGAATTCCCGACTGAGTCTTTAAATGCGCCGTGGCGTACTCCCTCGTAGTTCCGCAAATATACCCAGCA harbors:
- the rnc gene encoding ribonuclease III, which translates into the protein MRTVKPGKLADTFSGQKVDAKEGRGAETLGKERKWKEWNDFSPSKKRKTKSVYQKDGAGRFVKEAVSSAEEQSETLGTREELSRKVPEGSITPVRALLPRNDYEVLSGKLGYEFKDGALLEQALTHRSVLGFRESLNYERLEFLGDAVLDLAVADMLCSHHPEAREGELSKMRAALVNTYALAEIAKELGIGAFVKLGKGELSSGGAERPSILADVMEAIIGAIYKDSSFQTALGVLRGIFGEALSVVTPSDPKTELQEALHIAGSEPPSYLVEHVEGPEHAPTFVVVVLVDGEVAGRGRGATKKAAQQAAAAETLAKLKPEIPPIELKAGQMFFLESALIGLQLPASSSEY